A single window of Bacteroidales bacterium DNA harbors:
- a CDS encoding Gfo/Idh/MocA family oxidoreductase: protein MERISRRKVLKTAGALAAMYILNPGELLLQASEGLDTSKKIRVGIVGGGFGCMFPWHLHPNVVVTGVTDLRQDRRDRMVKYFKCEKAYDSLEIMLDKSARDFDAIAVFSGAPDHLKHSVMCLEKGLHVICAVPACWTLAECDVLRNAVEKSGKNYMMAETSYYHPALIAARQWYQEGKFGNIFFTEAEYFHAGMEYSLWRDKDGKPTWRFGNPPMHYPTHCTSFLIGLTGERLTEVSCLGWGDGDPIMEGNPGNNPYWNEVALFRTNRGNALRVAMFKRGAFGGCERAQWYGDKMSFFERSPNGLGHFTRTSGQDYEKDGGGYDSKRATKEDWTPPDYARQFLPEALEPAFGKGHAGSEVFLVHEFIESIVRNREPLINVYEALAYTAPGFVAHQSALKGGIQLPVPQFDR, encoded by the coding sequence ATGGAACGAATTTCTCGACGAAAAGTATTAAAAACCGCCGGAGCTTTGGCGGCCATGTATATTCTCAACCCCGGCGAACTGCTTTTACAAGCCTCTGAGGGGCTCGACACCTCCAAAAAAATCCGTGTCGGCATTGTGGGCGGAGGCTTTGGATGCATGTTTCCCTGGCATCTTCATCCAAATGTCGTAGTAACCGGTGTGACCGATCTTCGGCAGGACCGGCGTGACCGAATGGTCAAATATTTCAAATGCGAAAAAGCCTATGATTCGCTTGAAATCATGTTGGATAAATCTGCCAGGGATTTCGACGCTATTGCCGTTTTTTCAGGAGCACCGGATCACCTGAAACATTCGGTCATGTGCCTGGAAAAAGGATTGCATGTTATTTGCGCCGTTCCGGCCTGCTGGACTCTTGCGGAATGTGACGTTCTGCGAAATGCCGTGGAAAAGTCGGGTAAGAATTATATGATGGCGGAAACCAGTTATTATCATCCTGCGTTGATCGCTGCCAGGCAATGGTATCAGGAAGGCAAATTCGGGAATATCTTCTTCACGGAGGCTGAGTATTTTCACGCAGGTATGGAATATTCGCTCTGGCGCGACAAGGACGGCAAGCCGACCTGGCGGTTCGGCAACCCGCCGATGCATTATCCGACACATTGCACCTCTTTCCTGATCGGATTGACCGGCGAGCGTCTCACGGAAGTTTCCTGTCTCGGCTGGGGTGATGGTGATCCGATCATGGAAGGTAATCCCGGTAACAATCCGTATTGGAATGAGGTGGCCTTATTCCGGACCAATCGGGGCAATGCTTTGAGAGTGGCGATGTTCAAGCGGGGTGCTTTCGGAGGATGTGAACGCGCCCAATGGTACGGCGACAAAATGAGTTTCTTCGAACGCTCTCCCAATGGCCTCGGACATTTCACCCGAACAAGCGGCCAGGATTACGAGAAAGATGGCGGTGGCTATGATTCGAAACGTGCGACAAAAGAAGACTGGACGCCACCGGACTACGCAAGACAATTTCTGCCGGAAGCCCTTGAACCGGCTTTCGGAAAAGGACACGCCGGTTCGGAAGTATTTTTGGTACATGAATTCATTGAGTCTATTGTCCGGAACCGGGAACCGCTCATCAATGTATATGAAGCCCTGGCTTATACCGCTCCCGGTTTTGTTGCCCATCAATCCGCCCTGAAAGGAGGCATACAACTTCCTGTTCCTCAATTCGACCGATGA